From Algoriphagus sp. NG3, the proteins below share one genomic window:
- a CDS encoding DsrE family protein translates to MIKIIASLSFFVSLLATQFSLAQEAQFPLVKGFGGIYQVTEATEKPDPDLDYYILVDMSTGATDNAEISRWVDNMARMMNLHGISGVSKRQMHVKVVVHGSAIFTILGNEEYQKRFSTDNPNIPVYKALEEAGVEILVCGQSLHARGVKTSELYPGVNVALSALTTVTTYVPKGYTLLRF, encoded by the coding sequence ATGATAAAAATAATCGCTTCCCTCAGCTTTTTTGTTTCCCTATTAGCAACTCAGTTTTCACTGGCTCAAGAAGCGCAGTTTCCTTTGGTGAAAGGTTTTGGGGGTATTTATCAGGTGACTGAAGCCACAGAGAAGCCCGACCCTGATTTGGATTACTATATTCTTGTGGATATGTCCACGGGAGCCACAGATAATGCTGAAATCAGCCGTTGGGTAGACAATATGGCCCGAATGATGAATCTTCATGGGATTTCTGGTGTTTCCAAAAGGCAAATGCATGTGAAGGTGGTGGTACATGGAAGTGCCATTTTCACAATTCTGGGAAATGAAGAATATCAAAAGCGGTTTTCTACAGATAATCCCAACATTCCCGTGTATAAAGCTTTGGAAGAAGCCGGAGTAGAGATTTTGGTGTGTGGTCAATCCCTTCATGCAAGAGGGGTAAAAACTAGTGAATTGTATCCTGGTGTCAATGTCGCTCTTTCGGCTCTGACCACCGTCACTACCTATGTTCCAAAAGGATATACACTCTTGCGGTTTTAA
- a CDS encoding hybrid sensor histidine kinase/response regulator, with amino-acid sequence MKRKTPSSNTAGKVVTGFFIAAIFLIGMAGLTYYTQNRLLETMKELAEPNQKLNLLNKLQSEIIQITQFDHSGIDEDFRVQDSSVVSLKDKLWELASLAEDSLEYSYIQSVQTNLDTLIIGYINLYEVKTNLANRNFTQEALNKVELGIRRRATSLELQPIGKINPKDYLFKELEQEMSLRQEAMANKNILSKDDDKSLAYLRDLQKQNIKDPNLPAGQPLDSVLYNIRGVINRVNREEAFQRQKLAQMESEISVSQSKIINTIQNLVSTLQQRALEKSDTQNDSAYKLTYDMTYFLIMIVILAVIGAAVMVYSILKEIKVTKKYQENLEISRQKSEQLARSKQEFLANMSHEIRNPLHVIQGYRSVLEKSELDSSQQSHLRMIGFASDTLMEIVDEVLDFSKLEAGKLKLEAHPFDPEVLFSSLQNFFELQASEKKIDFEWSLELPEDKWLIGDQLRLKQILNNLLSNAFKFTSDGAICVDVKWGEGVLTVEISDTGIGMSKEVLEKVFREFDQADTSISRKYGGTGLGLAIVQRLVSLMEGEITATSEQGEGTTMLVKLPMGTTESELGVFNPDEIVSLDLAGLKILLVDDDKVGIRYLETILSYFGASIIAYPGGTNFRDEFVSIDFDLAILDIQMPEFSGFDVVRKLRSYEKYQGIPILAMTANVFVEERDKMLESGFSEIIFKPFQERVLIECLGRFFPDHVLKDSPVNKKISESESTLFQLKDLARFCMGDELLLQDIVRELVAETQKDLEMMQQARRKNDFDQILEICHQLGSRLGQIKSSAGQTARKVENSLKIGNKNGLGDLLNQLDEEIRILLAALTETIDKTVNV; translated from the coding sequence ATGAAGAGGAAAACCCCAAGCTCCAATACTGCAGGTAAAGTCGTTACTGGCTTTTTCATTGCTGCTATTTTTCTGATCGGAATGGCGGGGCTGACTTATTATACCCAAAATAGGCTCCTCGAAACCATGAAGGAGCTTGCTGAGCCAAATCAGAAGCTTAATCTACTTAACAAACTGCAGTCGGAAATTATACAGATCACCCAATTTGACCATTCTGGTATAGATGAAGATTTTAGAGTTCAGGATTCCAGCGTGGTTTCTCTGAAGGATAAGCTATGGGAATTGGCATCTTTAGCCGAAGATTCCCTTGAATATAGCTATATCCAAAGTGTGCAGACAAATCTGGATACCCTGATCATAGGTTATATCAACCTATATGAGGTTAAGACAAACTTAGCTAATAGGAATTTTACCCAAGAAGCATTAAACAAAGTGGAATTGGGGATACGGAGACGGGCCACCAGCCTTGAGCTGCAGCCCATTGGTAAAATCAACCCGAAAGATTACCTTTTTAAGGAACTGGAGCAGGAAATGTCCTTACGACAGGAAGCTATGGCAAATAAGAATATCCTTTCAAAGGATGACGATAAATCCCTTGCCTATCTGCGGGATCTCCAGAAACAAAACATCAAAGACCCCAATTTGCCTGCAGGTCAGCCCTTGGATAGTGTGCTTTATAATATCCGCGGCGTAATCAACAGGGTTAATAGGGAAGAAGCTTTTCAGAGACAGAAACTAGCCCAGATGGAATCAGAGATTTCTGTCAGCCAAAGTAAGATTATCAATACTATCCAGAATCTGGTCAGTACCTTACAGCAGCGTGCATTGGAGAAGTCTGATACACAAAATGATTCCGCGTATAAACTGACCTATGACATGACCTATTTTTTGATCATGATAGTGATCTTGGCAGTGATTGGCGCGGCGGTGATGGTGTATTCGATATTGAAAGAAATCAAAGTAACTAAAAAGTATCAGGAGAATCTGGAAATCTCCAGACAGAAATCAGAACAGCTGGCAAGATCCAAACAGGAGTTTTTGGCGAATATGAGCCATGAAATACGGAATCCGCTTCATGTGATCCAGGGATACAGATCAGTTCTGGAAAAATCCGAATTGGACTCCAGTCAGCAATCCCATTTAAGAATGATCGGCTTTGCTTCTGATACGCTTATGGAGATCGTGGATGAGGTGCTGGATTTCTCCAAACTGGAGGCAGGTAAATTAAAGCTGGAAGCGCATCCTTTTGACCCCGAAGTACTATTCTCTTCTCTTCAGAACTTTTTCGAATTGCAGGCTTCTGAAAAGAAAATCGATTTTGAATGGTCACTGGAGCTTCCTGAAGATAAATGGCTTATAGGTGATCAGCTTAGACTTAAGCAGATTCTGAATAACTTGCTGAGCAATGCTTTTAAGTTTACTTCGGACGGGGCAATATGTGTAGATGTGAAGTGGGGAGAGGGTGTGCTAACTGTGGAGATCAGCGACACGGGCATCGGGATGTCCAAGGAGGTTCTTGAAAAAGTTTTTCGTGAATTTGACCAGGCAGACACTTCTATTTCCAGAAAATATGGAGGCACTGGACTGGGATTGGCCATAGTGCAGCGACTCGTGTCTCTCATGGAAGGGGAAATCACCGCAACAAGTGAACAAGGCGAAGGGACTACGATGCTGGTAAAGCTGCCGATGGGTACCACAGAATCAGAGCTGGGTGTTTTCAATCCTGATGAAATTGTTTCACTGGATCTGGCTGGATTGAAAATCCTGTTGGTAGATGATGATAAGGTGGGGATACGGTATTTGGAAACTATCCTTAGTTACTTTGGGGCTTCTATTATTGCGTATCCTGGTGGTACAAATTTCCGGGACGAGTTTGTCTCGATCGATTTTGATCTGGCTATACTGGATATACAGATGCCTGAATTTTCGGGTTTTGACGTAGTGAGAAAATTACGGTCATATGAGAAGTATCAGGGGATACCTATTCTGGCTATGACAGCTAATGTCTTTGTGGAAGAGCGGGATAAAATGCTGGAAAGTGGATTTTCTGAAATTATTTTCAAACCATTCCAGGAGCGTGTATTAATAGAGTGTCTAGGAAGGTTCTTCCCTGATCATGTGCTGAAAGATTCCCCGGTAAATAAAAAAATCTCTGAGTCAGAAAGCACCTTGTTTCAATTGAAAGACTTAGCGAGGTTCTGCATGGGGGATGAATTATTGCTTCAGGATATCGTGCGTGAACTGGTGGCAGAAACCCAAAAGGACCTGGAAATGATGCAACAAGCCAGAAGGAAAAATGATTTTGATCAAATTCTGGAGATCTGTCACCAACTGGGAAGTAGGCTGGGGCAGATAAAAAGCTCTGCCGGACAGACAGCTAGAAAAGTGGAGAACAGTTTGAAAATCGGAAATAAAAATGGCCTCGGAGATTTGCTTAATCAGCTAGATGAGGAGATCCGCATCCTGCTGGCAGCGCTCACCGAGACCATTGACAAAACTGTGAATGTTTAG
- the folD gene encoding bifunctional methylenetetrahydrofolate dehydrogenase/methenyltetrahydrofolate cyclohydrolase FolD, which translates to MAILIDGKKTSSEIKSEIAARVAEIKAEGGKTPHLAAILVGNDGASHTYVNAKVKACSECGFESTLVRLDDDVSEEELLKVVADINENPEIDGLIVQLPLPKHISVEKVTDKIKPEKDLDGFTPANVGRMALNWPAYVAATPYGIVELLKRYNIETSGKHCVVIGRSHIVGSPMSILMARNGYPGNATVTLTHSRTANLPEIARSADILIVALGKPHFVTADMVKPGAVVIDVGIHRIEDASKKSGFRLVGDVKFEEVAEIASAITPVPGGVGPMTIASLLYNTLLSAEKKVYG; encoded by the coding sequence ATGGCAATTCTCATCGACGGTAAAAAAACATCCTCTGAAATCAAATCTGAAATTGCTGCCCGTGTAGCGGAAATCAAAGCGGAGGGAGGAAAAACACCCCATCTTGCCGCTATTTTGGTAGGAAATGACGGTGCGAGTCACACTTATGTGAATGCGAAAGTGAAAGCCTGCAGTGAATGTGGTTTTGAATCCACCTTGGTAAGACTGGATGACGATGTCTCCGAAGAAGAGCTGCTGAAGGTAGTTGCTGATATTAACGAAAACCCGGAAATAGATGGGTTGATCGTACAACTTCCTCTGCCTAAGCATATCTCCGTGGAGAAAGTAACCGATAAGATCAAGCCTGAGAAAGACTTGGATGGGTTTACTCCGGCAAATGTTGGACGTATGGCACTCAACTGGCCAGCTTACGTGGCAGCAACTCCTTATGGGATCGTAGAGCTTCTGAAAAGATACAATATTGAGACCTCAGGCAAGCATTGCGTGGTAATTGGTAGAAGTCATATCGTAGGAAGTCCGATGAGTATTCTGATGGCCAGAAATGGCTATCCTGGAAATGCTACCGTGACGCTGACTCATAGCCGTACTGCCAACCTCCCCGAAATAGCCAGATCTGCAGACATTCTTATTGTGGCCCTGGGCAAACCACATTTTGTAACGGCTGACATGGTGAAACCAGGAGCAGTGGTGATCGATGTGGGAATCCATAGAATCGAAGATGCCAGCAAGAAATCAGGATTTAGGCTGGTAGGCGACGTGAAGTTTGAGGAAGTAGCTGAAATTGCATCTGCCATCACACCTGTGCCTGGTGGTGTAGGGCCGATGACTATTGCTTCTTTGCTTTACAACACACTGTTGTCGGCTGAAAAGAAAGTTTACGGGTAG
- a CDS encoding efflux RND transporter periplasmic adaptor subunit: protein MKYHYLFRSNRKVLFTILSSLTLMIGCKEAEVEEEGIPLPVLTLKQESAALAFNYLGSIEGVENVQIRPQVEGILEAIYVDEGQYVKKGDPLFKINSQPYMEDLKNAQANVELEKARLKKAQTEIDRLRPLIENEVISGVRMETTLADYEVAQSSLAKAEAAAANMQINMNFTTINAPVDGLIGRIPKSIGNVVKKSDDAPITTLSNVREIYVYFSMSESDYLYYERMKKDSTSKRMNPDVKLVLADGSIYDKVGKIDANSGQINRSTGSITLRAHFENPDTLLRTGNTGKILMEQIYPNAILIPQSATTTIQDKRFIFLLNDDNTVSQHEITIEGRSGTNYIVTGNTLKPNDRIVTAGLNKLSEGVLVKPLAQGKLLSDL, encoded by the coding sequence ATGAAATACCACTATTTATTTAGGTCAAACAGAAAAGTCTTATTCACTATCCTATCATCACTGACACTAATGATAGGATGTAAAGAGGCAGAAGTAGAAGAAGAGGGCATTCCATTGCCTGTATTGACTCTTAAGCAAGAATCAGCAGCACTTGCCTTTAATTACCTAGGCTCAATAGAAGGTGTAGAGAATGTTCAGATCCGTCCCCAAGTGGAAGGAATTCTGGAGGCAATCTATGTAGATGAAGGTCAATATGTCAAAAAGGGCGATCCATTGTTTAAGATCAACAGTCAGCCCTACATGGAAGACTTAAAGAACGCACAGGCGAATGTCGAACTTGAGAAAGCCCGATTAAAAAAGGCTCAGACTGAAATAGACAGGTTACGTCCTCTAATTGAGAATGAAGTGATCTCAGGCGTAAGGATGGAAACCACTCTGGCTGACTATGAGGTGGCTCAGTCTTCCCTGGCAAAGGCAGAAGCTGCAGCGGCCAATATGCAGATCAACATGAATTTCACTACCATAAATGCTCCTGTGGACGGCTTGATAGGAAGGATCCCAAAGTCTATCGGGAATGTGGTCAAAAAATCCGACGATGCTCCTATCACCACGCTATCCAATGTAAGAGAAATTTATGTTTATTTCTCTATGAGTGAATCTGACTACCTCTACTATGAGCGGATGAAAAAAGATTCCACCTCTAAGCGAATGAATCCAGATGTAAAACTGGTATTGGCTGACGGGAGCATTTATGATAAGGTGGGTAAAATCGATGCAAATTCAGGCCAAATTAACCGATCCACAGGATCCATTACTTTACGGGCACATTTTGAAAATCCTGACACACTATTAAGGACAGGAAATACAGGTAAAATCTTAATGGAGCAGATTTACCCAAATGCTATTCTCATACCGCAGTCCGCTACCACTACGATCCAAGACAAACGGTTCATTTTCTTGCTGAATGATGACAATACCGTGTCCCAGCATGAAATTACTATAGAGGGAAGATCCGGCACAAATTATATTGTAACCGGTAACACACTTAAACCAAATGATAGAATTGTAACTGCAGGACTTAATAAGCTGAGCGAAGGTGTTTTGGTCAAACCTTTGGCACAAGGCAAATTACTATCTGATCTGTAA
- the lepA gene encoding translation elongation factor 4, which yields MDMQKIRNFCIIAHIDHGKSTLADRLLQQTDTVADRDMQNQLLDNMDLERERGITIKSHAIQMKYTHEGEVYTLNLIDTPGHVDFSYEVSRSIAACEGALLIVDASQGIEAQTISNLYLALGHDLEIIPVLNKIDLPGADPESVADEVIDLIGCDREDIILASGKTGIGIDDILKAVVNRIPAPKGDPDAPLQAMIFDSVYNPFRGVEVIFRIFNGTFSKGDKIKFVNTGKEYEADEIGILGLNQIPQHTMSAGNVGYLISGVKVAKEIKVGDTITHIKRPCDKAIQGFENVKPMVFAGIYPVETTDYEELRYSMEKLQLNDASLVWEPETSMALGFGFRCGFLGMLHMEIIQERLEREFDMTVITTVPSVQFKALMTNDTYQVINAPSDMPDPTRMKHIEEPYVKASIITASEYVGAVITLCMDKRGQIKNQVYLTAERVELTFDMPLAEIVFDFFDKLKTISRGYASLDYELKGYEVSHMVRLDVMLNGEPVDALSAVVHRDKAYEWGRRLCEKLKELVPRQMFEIAIQAAIGQKIIARETVKALRKNVLAKCYGGDISRKRKLLEKQKKGKKRMRQVGNVEVPQEAFMAVLKLD from the coding sequence ATGGATATGCAAAAAATAAGGAATTTCTGTATCATCGCCCATATTGATCATGGGAAGAGTACACTGGCGGATAGATTACTGCAGCAAACTGATACTGTCGCGGATCGCGATATGCAGAATCAGTTGTTGGATAATATGGATTTGGAGCGAGAGCGTGGTATCACGATCAAGTCTCATGCGATCCAGATGAAATATACCCATGAAGGTGAGGTATATACGCTCAACTTGATTGATACGCCCGGCCACGTCGATTTTTCATATGAGGTTTCCCGATCGATTGCAGCCTGTGAAGGTGCATTGCTGATCGTGGATGCTTCCCAAGGAATCGAAGCGCAGACGATTTCCAACTTGTATCTGGCTCTTGGCCATGATCTGGAAATCATTCCTGTTTTAAATAAAATTGATCTTCCTGGTGCTGACCCAGAATCTGTTGCCGATGAGGTGATTGATCTGATCGGTTGCGATAGAGAAGATATTATTTTGGCCTCCGGCAAAACAGGTATCGGCATAGACGATATCCTGAAAGCTGTGGTGAATAGAATTCCAGCACCCAAAGGAGATCCAGACGCTCCGCTTCAAGCGATGATTTTTGACTCGGTTTACAACCCCTTCCGGGGCGTAGAAGTAATCTTCAGGATTTTCAACGGTACCTTCAGTAAAGGTGACAAGATCAAATTTGTCAATACCGGAAAAGAATACGAGGCAGATGAAATCGGGATTTTGGGACTAAACCAAATCCCACAGCATACTATGAGCGCCGGTAACGTTGGTTACCTGATCTCTGGGGTGAAAGTTGCCAAAGAAATCAAAGTGGGTGATACCATCACTCACATCAAAAGGCCTTGTGATAAAGCTATTCAGGGTTTTGAAAACGTAAAGCCGATGGTATTTGCAGGTATTTACCCTGTGGAGACTACCGACTACGAGGAACTTCGCTATTCGATGGAGAAGCTTCAGCTGAATGATGCATCACTCGTTTGGGAGCCTGAAACCTCCATGGCTTTGGGCTTTGGCTTCCGTTGCGGCTTTTTGGGAATGCTCCATATGGAGATCATCCAAGAGCGTTTAGAGCGTGAGTTTGACATGACAGTGATCACGACTGTGCCTTCAGTGCAGTTCAAGGCGCTGATGACTAACGATACATACCAAGTCATCAATGCGCCGTCGGACATGCCTGATCCTACGCGTATGAAGCATATTGAGGAGCCCTATGTGAAAGCGTCCATCATCACGGCCTCCGAATATGTGGGCGCAGTGATTACGCTATGTATGGACAAGCGAGGGCAGATCAAAAATCAGGTTTACCTGACTGCAGAGCGTGTGGAACTGACTTTCGATATGCCGCTGGCAGAGATTGTATTTGACTTCTTCGATAAGCTGAAAACCATTTCCAGAGGTTATGCCTCGTTGGATTATGAGTTGAAAGGATACGAAGTGTCACATATGGTGAGGCTGGATGTGATGCTAAATGGGGAACCGGTAGATGCTTTGTCAGCAGTAGTCCATAGAGACAAAGCGTACGAATGGGGTAGAAGACTGTGCGAAAAGCTGAAGGAACTGGTGCCGAGACAGATGTTTGAAATCGCCATACAGGCAGCGATAGGGCAGAAAATCATCGCTCGGGAAACCGTTAAAGCCTTACGTAAAAACGTATTGGCGAAGTGCTATGGTGGTGATATTTCCCGTAAACGAAAACTCCTCGAAAAGCAGAAAAAAGGTAAGAAGCGAATGAGGCAAGTCGGTAACGTCGAGGTGCCGCAGGAGGCGTTTATGGCGGTGCTGAAGCTTGATTAA
- a CDS encoding efflux RND transporter permease subunit, whose product MIKNIIQRPVLALVISILLVLAGAASISKLPVERFPEIAPPSVSVQVYYPGANAETVAKSVLLPLEEAINGAENMSYINSTATNSGRGRSTVYFEPGTDPNVAAVEIQNRISMVMEQIPSEVREAGIVVLKRLKGSLMTINIYSENGTFDETFLNAYTRMKIRRELKRVGGIAEASILRSRDYAMRIWLNPEKLALYGLTPRDVMDEVRDQSFEAAPGKFGENSEEVFEIILKHGGRFSEPEEYENLVIKSEADGSQLRLRDVARLEFGASNYASENRLDGKAAVTIDIVQQQGANAVEIDKEVRAIMEDQAKSFPDGMKYNITYSVRDQIDESMHHVQKTLLEAFVLVFLVVFIFLQDFRATIITAISIPVSLIGTFLFLQLIGATMNVLSMFSIVLAIGIVVDDAIVVIEAIYEKIHDHGMKVIDAVNAAMSEITGAIISITIVIAAVFLPAGFLDGPVGVFYKEFAFTIIFAVFISAVNALTLVPVLSALILGKKKREKENSKNGFFVRTGISAKFKKLYALQAKGLKKFDVVFDKFTFQYIRLVKWSIARKWWTLGGLTLVTALTFFLASGTPKGFIPTEDDNFLIFSLTMPEGSSLHRTNQLLRAADSILHKEPAVASVNTVSGYNIVDDSESASTGLGYVKLKDIKNRGDISNIKEVVKHLTKKLEVLNEAKINMYPRPTVQGFGNFDGVQIVLQDYSDGDLAEFGVLVNEFVAELSRQKQVESAFTSYNTNFPQFKLDIDYEKAKGLGVSVKDMMFTIQSNFGRTRVGDFNRFTRQYMVYMQSDIEYRETPDAINSIMIKNNKGEMVPLSSFVRLVPSYGPETVFRYNLYNAARINITPAKGYSTGDVMGMIDELTAQKLPANLGFEWTGMSLEEKKSGSDTTIIFIISIILTYFILAAQYESFWLPMAVILSLPAGILGIYVSINLVGIDNNIYVQVGMIMLIGLLAKNGILIVEFVAQKRRAGLAVLEAVIEACKLRLRPIMMTSFAFTAGLIPLMFSVGSSAEGTKSVSIGTAGGMIFGISLGLIFIPVLAFVFQQLQDRLSLTVSKTVETTDTNNESY is encoded by the coding sequence ATGATAAAAAACATAATTCAAAGGCCGGTCCTCGCATTGGTAATATCTATCCTCCTAGTTTTGGCAGGAGCTGCCAGTATTTCCAAACTTCCCGTTGAAAGATTTCCGGAAATCGCACCTCCCAGTGTGAGTGTCCAAGTGTATTATCCTGGTGCAAATGCAGAAACGGTTGCCAAATCTGTACTTCTCCCCCTTGAAGAAGCTATAAACGGTGCGGAGAACATGAGTTATATAAACTCCACAGCCACTAACTCCGGAAGGGGGCGATCCACGGTCTATTTTGAGCCGGGTACTGATCCAAACGTAGCCGCTGTAGAAATCCAAAATAGAATTTCCATGGTGATGGAGCAGATTCCTTCCGAGGTAAGGGAAGCAGGAATCGTGGTGTTAAAGAGACTTAAAGGATCTCTGATGACCATCAATATCTACAGCGAAAACGGCACTTTTGATGAAACATTTCTGAATGCATACACCCGTATGAAAATCAGAAGGGAACTCAAAAGAGTCGGAGGGATTGCAGAAGCTTCTATTCTTAGATCGAGAGATTATGCGATGAGAATCTGGCTAAACCCTGAAAAATTAGCTCTTTACGGATTGACCCCGCGGGATGTCATGGATGAAGTAAGAGACCAAAGCTTTGAGGCTGCCCCCGGGAAATTTGGAGAAAACTCTGAAGAGGTTTTTGAGATTATTTTGAAGCATGGCGGACGATTCAGTGAGCCGGAAGAGTATGAAAACCTGGTCATTAAATCAGAAGCAGACGGTTCGCAACTCCGGCTTAGAGACGTGGCAAGGCTTGAATTTGGCGCTTCTAACTACGCCAGTGAAAATAGACTGGATGGAAAAGCCGCAGTGACTATAGATATCGTGCAGCAGCAGGGAGCCAATGCGGTAGAAATAGACAAGGAGGTGCGTGCTATCATGGAAGATCAGGCAAAATCATTTCCTGACGGGATGAAATACAATATTACCTACAGCGTCAGGGATCAGATAGATGAATCCATGCACCATGTGCAGAAAACTCTTCTTGAAGCATTCGTATTGGTATTTTTGGTTGTTTTTATCTTTTTACAGGATTTCCGGGCTACCATTATCACCGCCATATCCATCCCTGTATCGCTTATCGGTACATTCTTATTCCTTCAGCTGATCGGAGCCACAATGAATGTCCTGAGCATGTTCTCCATTGTGCTGGCGATCGGTATTGTTGTGGATGATGCCATCGTGGTGATCGAGGCTATCTATGAGAAAATCCACGACCATGGAATGAAAGTGATAGATGCAGTGAATGCGGCTATGTCGGAAATTACGGGAGCGATTATTTCGATTACCATTGTAATTGCAGCTGTATTCTTGCCTGCCGGATTTCTAGATGGACCTGTGGGTGTTTTTTACAAAGAATTTGCCTTCACCATCATCTTTGCAGTGTTTATCTCCGCTGTCAACGCATTGACACTTGTACCGGTATTAAGTGCGCTGATACTGGGCAAAAAGAAAAGGGAAAAGGAAAACTCCAAAAACGGATTTTTTGTCAGAACCGGTATTTCCGCAAAATTCAAAAAGCTCTATGCGCTGCAAGCAAAGGGACTTAAAAAGTTTGATGTGGTTTTTGATAAGTTCACCTTCCAATACATCAGGTTGGTCAAATGGTCCATTGCGCGCAAATGGTGGACTCTAGGTGGGCTGACACTGGTCACAGCACTTACCTTCTTTCTTGCATCCGGCACTCCAAAAGGTTTTATCCCTACAGAAGATGATAACTTCCTTATCTTCTCCCTCACCATGCCTGAAGGATCTTCCCTTCACCGAACTAACCAATTACTCAGAGCGGCAGACTCAATTTTGCATAAGGAACCTGCAGTCGCGAGTGTAAATACAGTATCGGGCTACAATATTGTCGATGACTCTGAAAGTGCATCTACAGGGCTGGGCTATGTTAAATTGAAGGACATTAAAAACAGGGGAGATATTTCCAACATTAAGGAAGTGGTCAAACACCTAACCAAAAAACTAGAAGTATTAAACGAAGCAAAAATCAACATGTATCCACGCCCAACCGTTCAGGGCTTCGGTAATTTTGATGGGGTGCAGATCGTTCTTCAGGATTATTCTGATGGGGATCTCGCAGAATTTGGAGTGCTGGTGAATGAATTTGTGGCGGAATTGTCCAGACAAAAACAAGTGGAGAGTGCATTTACTTCATACAACACGAATTTCCCTCAATTCAAACTGGATATTGATTATGAAAAAGCGAAGGGATTGGGAGTAAGTGTGAAAGACATGATGTTTACAATTCAATCCAACTTTGGTAGAACACGTGTCGGCGATTTTAACAGATTCACACGCCAATATATGGTGTACATGCAGTCTGACATCGAGTATAGAGAAACGCCAGACGCCATCAATTCCATCATGATCAAAAACAACAAGGGCGAAATGGTACCCCTAAGTTCTTTTGTAAGACTTGTGCCATCTTATGGGCCGGAGACGGTGTTTAGATACAACCTATATAATGCAGCAAGAATTAACATTACCCCAGCAAAAGGATACAGCACAGGTGATGTGATGGGTATGATAGATGAACTCACTGCCCAAAAATTACCTGCCAATCTAGGCTTTGAATGGACAGGTATGAGTTTGGAAGAGAAGAAATCGGGTTCGGATACTACTATTATTTTCATCATCAGTATTATCCTTACCTACTTCATATTGGCTGCCCAATACGAAAGCTTCTGGCTACCGATGGCAGTAATCCTCTCTCTTCCCGCTGGTATATTGGGGATCTATGTTTCAATCAATCTTGTAGGAATAGACAATAACATCTATGTACAGGTGGGAATGATTATGCTCATAGGCTTACTTGCTAAGAATGGTATTCTAATCGTGGAATTTGTAGCCCAAAAACGAAGGGCAGGCCTAGCTGTACTGGAGGCTGTAATCGAAGCCTGTAAACTGAGGCTTCGCCCAATTATGATGACCTCTTTTGCATTTACTGCCGGACTGATTCCATTGATGTTTTCTGTGGGATCATCAGCAGAAGGCACCAAATCAGTGAGTATAGGTACCGCAGGAGGAATGATCTTCGGGATTTCCCTAGGGCTGATTTTCATCCCGGTACTTGCCTTTGTTTTCCAGCAGCTACAAGACCGTTTATCCCTGACCGTAAGTAAGACCG